The Carassius auratus strain Wakin unplaced genomic scaffold, ASM336829v1 scaf_tig00008581, whole genome shotgun sequence genomic interval CATGCCTATGTGCACAGATACAAATATTAGTGGGAACAAGGCTTTAACTTATGTCTGATATGTTTCATAACAgtttgttaatgatgataatccATCAGAATAACTTTAAAGTGACAAACTTTACATGAAAGCTATTGTGCCCTTTTATTTTTAACCTGTTAGTGGGATGGTACTTACAGTAAATTATGCcctaaacaaatataaaaaaaattgcaagaatgcatgtttatttataattagccatgaaaaacttttaacaaaagttttatctatttattgttgTTCATGATCTTTTAGGAGGACGTTTAGACAACATTGGAAAGGATTCACTGTATTAAACGTGTGTGGTTAGCATGGAAACTGAGGGCAAGGTAAGGACATAGATAGGAGAAAAAGGTAGCTAAAATcctcaaatgtttttacaaagaATATGAAACAaatcacattacttttttttcttttttcattctctAAGGTGATCAAGTGCAAGGCAGCAGTGGCCTGGGAACCAGGAAAACCATTCTCCATTGAGGAGGTGGAGGTTGCCCCTCCCAAAGCACATGAAGTACGAATTAAGGTACAGTAGGTCCATTACACTTCACTGGCCATGTCTGCATGTaatccatttacatttaaaacttaTATGTAGACTTGCAATGTGATGTTGCTTGAATGAGTAAGCAGTATTTCTATATCAGACTAATGACTATCAGTTGACCTTTGGCAGATAGTAGCATCTGGAGTATGCCACACAGACTGGACTTTCCTCCATGAGGTTGGTAAAACTATGAATCCCCAGCCCTTTCCTGTGATTTTGGGACATGAAGGGGCAGGAGTGGTGGAAAGTGTTGGTCCAGGTGTCACAAAGATGTCCAAAGGTAAAACATAATCCACCATGGAAActacagttatatatataatgtcctgAAATCTAAATTTTGTATCTCAATTTACCCACTTTGCATAAGTATAAAAACATGCACAGTATGACaaactaatgcaaaaaaaaaaaaaaaaaaaaaattaatacaaaataaaaaaggcatttagtgtatatatatatatatatatatatatatatatttttttttttttttttcattattaattaaaattttgctcTAACTCAAAACATTTCACCACCATTCAACCATTTATCTACAGGAGATAAAGTCATTCCTCTAGTCGTGCCACAGTGTGGACAGTGTGAACGCTGTCTGAGTCCAAAGACAAACCTCTGCACCAAAAACTGGTAAGTTAATGTTACTGAGCGATggttgtgtgattttttttttgttcttctgaactcATAGACTATATTCATGAGTTAGGTGATCAAACAATTTAATTCCATTTAATTCCATTTCCTAGGGAGATGAATCAGAAATGTCTTCTTGCAGATGGCACCAGCAGGATCACCTGCAAGAATCAGCAGATTTACCAGTTTATTGGTGTCAGCACCTTCTCTGAATACACTGTTGTGCCAGAGGACAATGTCACCAAGATTCACCCGGATGCTCCACTGGACAAAGTCTGTCTGCTGGGCTGTGGAGTGTCTACAGGATATGGAGCAGCAGTGAACACAGGCAAAGTGTGTGTGATTTCCACTTCCACAAGATAAAAATAACATCCCACCAGCTTGTAGCAcgtgttatattttttttgtcattgtcttCAGGTAGAATCTGGCTCTACATGTGCGGTGTTTGGTTTGGGAGCTGTTGGACTGGCAGCTGTCATGGGATGCAAGGCTGCTGGAGCTTCCAGGATCATCGCTGTAGACATCAATCCAGACAAGTCTGAGATCGCCAAGACTTTTGGAGCAACTGAGTTTGTGAACCCTAAAGAGCACAGTCAACCAATTCAGGAGGTGCTGAGGAAGCTGACTAATGGTGGCGTTGACTTCTCTCTTGAGTGTGTGGGGAATGTAGGAGTAATGGTAAGttcacaagttcacacttacatataattatatgGAGTATAGTAATGCATTTTTGGCATGCTGTCCAG includes:
- the LOC113072161 gene encoding alcohol dehydrogenase class-3-like; protein product: METEGKVIKCKAAVAWEPGKPFSIEEVEVAPPKAHEVRIKIVASGVCHTDWTFLHEVGKTMNPQPFPVILGHEGAGVVESVGPGVTKMSKGDKVIPLVVPQCGQCERCLSPKTNLCTKNWEMNQKCLLADGTSRITCKNQQIYQFIGVSTFSEYTVVPEDNVTKIHPDAPLDKVCLLGCGVSTGYGAAVNTGKVESGSTCAVFGLGAVGLAAVMGCKAAGASRIIAVDINPDKSEIAKTFGATEFVNPKEHSQPIQEVLRKLTNGGVDFSLECVGNVGVMRSAVEACTPAGGVCVMVGWTRMGELTLVSEDILLGKTLKGSYFGGWKSAEAVPKLVQDYMSGKLLLDEFVTHRLTLDQVNQAFELMITGKSIRTVINM